Proteins found in one Paralichthys olivaceus isolate ysfri-2021 chromosome 19, ASM2471397v2, whole genome shotgun sequence genomic segment:
- the casp8ap2 gene encoding CASP8-associated protein 2 produces the protein MENVDTTDVPGLSVSDVNVNEDSVDIYDDLDVGFHSNAENSTPNASQLKDSMDLYEEIVTEEQQSRESLYTDLKSRFQAAQTQIKELHRRLEQMEMQNTGLNTENYRLKKNISALLQTARQEVTRKDTEIQRLNQQSEKGRHHYQSHSSRLPPPPSRPLSNPPLPSGPPPPPPPPPRLPTSPPRENKPSRNPPHSSRTESPASQPIGSCIETQASKASSHSHSKSSSRGGDIPDKHTGRSVSKSSSSSSGQHSDSDKHKSKQKEDKNQSHKLSESTDGRPKSDSYSNKDSHASERNRSHKADKDTGRKHDSRSCKSRSILNVEGHRRSDRSKSPPPEILRNASPSGDSTGRSQERRQDKTKLALPDCEQSAARSSKEGSSRDHRKIKSDDGRNRSSDSKDRTKSSSSLHTERHTVSSKEREGERPLKDHQKKEERRPEGEDSRKHKKSKLSEMSRKKQRSNESDKGKDVNKESQEKTHNALERASKEPHIPDKSSVEENSPNRKLCFMETLNLTLSPIKKPVLPIEASQDVPTTKDKVAENKSDDENLQFCAEDMCVIDEAECSDLNSGLEDVPEQSSNIPKESSSERTHKRCKDDAEDVLEKDKRPSEAEAVKVLEESVVQTTSAFSQPLNTAASQQSVHLTPKSPECCSLKTTESDISNSLTSDRQADKSKPVEVIDNISDTPGSVSKQPTSDYTTPLPKVNPGNKTEETVSDPDVLESRTVTEKSFPVDSVEEAPTASPSKEHAVAEEVPDSPRRQQIPATALTPDCQQGIHPPASVTSIHKKDASHMQNGPKDTDAVSSTISLESLPQEGLSLPEAILVLTQTSEEASDSNSICAEPSSSTGCIAVSKVSSTTEETVPSDSCLAFTPRKSFSPGKNRESNAKPSSSVPLLHDEDSMMRTLSNLKRIPDAISPLRSPIRITKRSHVHVHAKPGHVKSLQKDFSSTAVDVNSKKLDVNKENKYPGPPAKHDILNVVDKVSEMQSSLSETELEEGEILSESDEASAGSPVPAIKRAKLVRPVRNKPSPKSVLKRKSEERCVGSKETSETPGGSTRSPKSRFKTVCPAATKASFSNIEEIMETFRLVRSEIRKKYMKLHKTFPRKSFNGIVDNYQESFLEFVDGAHFGQICSQAGELKSTLKNLIASVFSKVSNNGIVKRIFEQQAVDLKLKLWDFVDAQVDCLFMDINVALKSLCKPARGSAEKKKPARNEEASAQPPLKKPQFQQKEAQSAPTSVNQIKPCTVVPYKTGLGSRGKDIRISHEEKDCSINPHQTNTQSVTDFPPPKTVSLTPEKSSMTSLVVSQSGSLLDKTDFELLTEQQASSLTFNLVRDSQMGEIFKCLLQGSDLLENSSIAGDSTAWSLCTPKKDGERFISITTPTKFDSPSKLLTPAKFNTPSKLITTWSSISPRKMSSPRLKEQIPLNPALFDENCLLELPVENKTMLQSSQRYSILTEDLAVSLTIPSPLKSDSTLSFLQPSSMHTMSTPDSVISAHISEDALLDGEDATEQDIHLALDTDNSSCGSGSSGASSAHATTFFFKPDVPMQALVMEKSNDHFIVKIRQTAACADVTLTADESLSKTLTEEDLQHRGDIPSEESQTKSVLWDKSQEGSTASHVVLSENSLSNSVESSGISQAATAPESCLSQDKSPTLNKDPSHKKEEVSTQKSKARFSFSEVSQPGKNEPVAIPSDNSLHSGAQSSVKIGEAAPGEGLATERQTHLREEDMETPKSPSKALVRDAMEVSASDGIPENMYSTPEKDQWACDRGRKRKSSHGQSKAKRPRRKEVESTEKMEPKDDNESILSPMSLSPNSLSAKNVVRKKGEVVISWTRDEDRAILVELKTKGASRDTFSALSEKLKKPAGQIAHRFNQLMKLFKKQEKMDT, from the exons ATGGAGAACGTAGACACTACTGATGTTCCTGGTC TGTCGGTGTCTGATGTCAATGTTAATGAAGATTCTGTGGATATCTACGATGACCTGGATGTTGGTTTTCACAGCAATGCAG AGAACTCAACTCCAAATGCATCTCAACTGAAAGATTCTATGGATCTATATGAAGAAATTGTCACAGAGGAACAACAGAGTAGAGAGTCATTGTACACAGAT ctgaaGTCCAGATTCCAAGCAGCTCAAACCCAAATCAAAGAGTTGCACAGGAGATTGGAGCAGATGGAGATgcag AACACAGGGTTAAACACTGAGAACTACCGCCTCAAAAAGAACATCTCTGCACTTTTACAAACAgcgagacaggaagtgacacgtAAAGACACAGAGATTCAGAGGCTGAATCAACA gTCAGAGAAAGGTCGTCATCACTATCAGTCTCACAGCAGTaggctccctcctcctccttctcgcCCACTGTCGAATCCTCCGCTTCCATCCggtcctccaccacctccaccacctcctccacgtcTGCCGACTTCACCTCCCAGAGAGAATAAGCCGTCAAGGAATCCTCCTCACTCTTCAAGGACAGAAAGTCCAGCCAGTCAGCCCATTGGCTCCTGCATTGAGACACAAGCTTCTAAAGCATCTTCTCATAGTCATTCTAAAAGTTCTTCGAGAGGAGGTGATATACCCGACAAACATACTGGGCGCTCTGTCAGCAAGTCCAGCAGCAGTTCATCAGGCCAGCACAGTGATTCAGACAAACACAAGTCTAAACAGAAAGAGGACAAAAATCAAAGTCATAAACTATCTGAATCAACAGATGGACGACCTAAAAGTGATTCATATTCCAACAAGGACAGTCACGCCTCTGAGAGAAACAGGTCTCATAaagcagacaaagacacaggacGGAAGCATGACTCCAGGTCATGTAAAAGCAGGAGCATCTTAAATGTTGAGGGACACCGCAGATCAGACCGGAGTAAAAGCCCCCCACCAGAGATTTTACGCAATGCATCCCCCTCTGGTGACAGCACAGGGAGAAGTCAGGAAAGGAGACAAGACAAAACCAAATTGGCGCTGCCGGACTGTGAGCAAAGTGCAGCACGCAGTTCTAAAGAGGGCAGCAGCCGAGATCATAGAAAGATCAAGAGTGATGATGGACGTAACCGGAGTTCAGATTCCAAGGACCGAACAAAATCCTCTTCGAGTCTACACACCGAGCGCCACACTGTTTCCTccaaggagagggagggagagcgacCATTGAAGGATCATcagaagaaggaagaaagaagaCCTGAaggtgaagacagcagaaagcATAAAAAGAGCAAGCTTTCAGAGATGAGCCGAAAGAAACAGAGATCAAACGAATCAGATAAAGGTAAAGATGTCAATAAGGAAAGTCAGGAAAAGACCCACAATGCCTTAGAAAGAGCATCTAAAGAACCACATATCCCAGATAAAAGCTCTGTGGAAGAAAATAgtccaaacaggaaactgtgttTCATGGAAACATTGAATCTAACCCTCTCACCGATTAAGAAGCCAGTGTTGCCCATCGAAGCCAGCCAGGACGTCCCCACAACGAAGGACAAGGTGgctgaaaacaaatcagatgATGAGAATTTACAGTTTTGTGCTGAAGACATGTGTGTCATAGACGAAGCAGAGTGCAGTGACTTAAACTCTGGACTGGAAGATGTGCCAGAGCAGTCATCGAATATCCCCAAAGAATCAAGCTCTGAAAGGACACACAAGAGGTGTAAGGATGATGCAGAAGATGTCCTGGAAAAGGACAAGCGTCCTAGTGAAGCTGAAGCGGTCAAAGTGCTTGAAGAGAGTGTAGTCCAAACTACCTCAGCATTCAGCCAACCCCTAAATACAGCAGCGAGTCAGCAGAGTGTGCATCTTACACCGAAATCACCAGAGTGTTGTTCTCTGAAGACCACAGAGAGCGACATCTCAAACAGTCTGAcctcagacagacaggcagataaATCGAAACCAGTGGAGGTGATAGACAATATCAGTGATACACCAGGAAGTGTTTCCAAACAACCCACAAGCGATTACACTACACCACTACCAAAAGTAAACCCTGGAAATAAAACTGAGGAAACCGTGTCTGACCCTGATGTCCTTGAGTCAAGGACAGTGACAGAGAAAAGCTTCCCCGTGGATTCAGTTGAAGAAGCTCCCACTGCTTCACCCTCAAAGGAACACGCTGTAGCTGAAGAGGTTCCCGACAGTCCCAGACGTCAACAGATTCCTGCCACTGCTTTGACACCAGACTGTCAGCAAGGAATCCACCCCCCTGCTTCAGTCACTTCCATTCACAAGAAAGATGCCAGTCATATGCAAAATGGTCCAAAAGACACAGATGCTGTATCCAGCACAATAAGCCTGGAATCACTTCCACAAGAAGGGCTGAGTTTACCTGAGGCTATTTTAGTTCTAACACAGACAAGCGAAGAGGCTAGCGACAGCAATAGTATCTGCGCTGAGCCGAGCTCCTCCACCGGCTGTATCGCAGTGTCCAAGGTCAGCAGCACGACAGAGGAGACGGTCCCGTCAGACAGTTGCCTCGCTTTCACACCGAGAAAGAGCTTCAGTCCTGGAAAGAACCGAGAGAGTAATGCCAAGCCTTCCAGTTCAGTGCCACTGCTTCATGACGAGGACTCCATGATGCGCACACTCAGCAATCTGAAGAGGATCCCTGATGCCATTAGCCCTCTGAGGAGCCCGATACGGATCACCAAGAGAAGTCACGTCCACGTTCACGCCAAGCCTGGTCATGTCAAGAGCCTCCAAAAAG ATTTCTCCAGCACAGCTGTCGATGTCAACTCAAAGAAGTTGGATGTaaacaaagagaacaaataTCCTGGTCCTCCTGCAAAGCATGACATCCTCAATGTGGTGGACAAGGTGTCTGAGATGCAGTCCAGTCTCTCTGAAACTGAACTGGAGGAGGGGGAAATTTTAAGTGAGAGCGACGAGGCGTCCGCTGGTTCCCCAGTTCCTGCAATCAAGAGGGCGAAGTTGGTACGACCTGTCAGAAACAAACCAAGTCCCAAGTCTGTGCTGAAGAGGAAATCTGAGGAAAGGTGTGTGGGCTCAAAAGAAACCAGCGAAACACCAGGTGGTTCAACACGGAGTCCAAAGAGTCGTTTTAAAACGGTTTGCCCTGCAGCAACCAAAGCTTCCTTTTCCAACATCGAGGAAATAATGGAGACATTCAGGTTGGTTCGCAGTGAGATCCGAAAAAAGTACATGAAGCTTCACAaaacctttcccaggaagagttTCAATGGCATTGTTGACAAttatcaggaatcttttttagAGTTTGTGGATGGTGCCCATTTTGGTCAGATATGCAGTCAGGCAGGAGAGCTGAAATCCACGCTGAAGAATCTGATTGCGTCCGTGTTTAGCAAAGTGTCAAATAATGGCATTGTGAAACGGATCTTTGAACAGCAAGCAGTCGacctgaagctgaagctgtgggACTTTGTTGATGCTCAAGTAGACTGCTTGTTCATGGACATTAATGTTGCACTGAAGAGTCTCTGCAAACCAGCAAGAGGTTCGGCTGAGAAGAAGAAGCCCGCTCGTAACGAGGAAGCATCCGCACAGCCGCCTTTAAAGAAGCCTCAGTTTCAACAGAAGGAAGCACAGTCCGCTCCGACCAGCGTGAATCAAATCAAGCCTTGCACTGTAGTGCCTTACAAAACAGGGCTTGGAAGCAGAGGCAAAGACATCAGAATCAGTCACGAGGAAAAAGACTGCAGTATTAACCCAcatcaaacaaatacacaatctGTAACGGACTTCCCTCCTCCTAAAACAGTTTCTCTAACTCCAGAGAAAAGTAGCATGACCTCTTTGGTTGTCTCTCAAAGTGGCTCTTTGCTCGACAAAACCGACTTTGAACTGCTTACAGAACAACAAGCCTCCAGTTTAACGTTCAACCTGGTGAGGGACTCTCAAATGGGAGAAATCTTCAAATGTCTTCTCCAAGGATCCGACTTGCTGGAAAACAGCAGCATCGCAGGGGACAGCACAGCATGGTCCCTCTGCACTCCGAAGAAGGATGGCGAGAGGTTCATCAGCATCACCACCCCAACTAAATTTGACTCTCCGTCTAAACTGCTTACCCCGGCCAAATTCAACACCCCCTCCAAACTCATCACCACCTGGTCGAGCATTTCACCTCGCAAGATGTCATCTCCTCGGTTGAAAGAACAGATCCCCCTGAATCCAGCTTTGTTTGACGAGAACTGCTTGTTAGAGCTGCCGGTGGAGAATAAAACGATGCTGCAGTCTTCTCAAAGGTATTCCATACTGACTGAAGATCTGGCTGTCTCACTCACCATTCCATCCCCCCTCAAGTCTGACAGCACTCTCAGCTTCCTACAGCCATCGAGCATGCACACCATGTCCACTCCAGACAGCGTCATAAGCGCTCACATTAGCGAGGACGCCCTGCTGGACGGCGAGGACGCCACCGAGCAGGACATTCACCTCGCCCTCGACACCGACAACTCCAGCTGTGGCTCCGGCAGCAGTGGGGCCTCATCCGCGCACGCCACAACTTTCTTCTTCAAGCCTGACGTGCCCATGCAAGCCCTGGTGATGGAGAAGTCCAATGATCACTTCATCGTGAAGATCCGCCAGACAGCTGCGTGTGCAGACGTCACCCTCACTGCCGACGAAAGCTTAAGTAAGACACTGACAGAAGAAGATCTCCAGCATAGAGGAGACATACCAAGTGAAGAAAGTCAAACAAAATCGGTTTTGTGGGACAAATCGCAGGAGGGAAGTACTGCGTCACATGTTGTGCTATCTGAGAACAGTCTGTCTAACTCTGTTGAAAGCTCTGGGATCTCCCAGGCTGCCACAGCCCCAGAGAGCTGTCTATCTCAAGATAAAAGCCCGACACTAAATAAAGATCCATCccacaaaaaagaagaagtgtCAACTCAAAAGAGTAAGGCACGTTTTAGTTTTTCTGAGGTGTCACAGCCAGGGAAAAATGAACCCGTTGCCATTCCTTCAGACAACAGTTTGCACAGCGGTGCTCAAAGCTCTGTGAAGATTGGCGAGGCAGCCCCTGGAGAAGGTCTCGCTACAGAGAGGCAAACACACCTCAGAGAAGAAGACATGGAAACTCCAAAAAGTCCCTCAAAAGCTCTTGTGAGGGACGCAATGGAGGTGTCTGCGTCTGACGGTATCCCGGAGAACATGTACAGCACACCGGAGAAAGACCAGTGGGCttgtgacagaggcagaaaACGGAAGAGCAGCCATGGTCAATCAAAAGCAAAGCGGCCCAGAAGGAAGGAGGTGGAGAGTACAGAGAAGATGGAGCCTAAAGACGATAATGAGTCCATATTGTCCCCAATGTCTTTGTCCCCCAACAGCCTCTCAGCCAAGAATGTTGTGAGGAAGAAAGGCGAGGTGGTGATATCATGGACGAG AGATGAAGATCGAGCGATTCTGGTTGAGCTGAAGACGAAAGGGGCTTCACGTGACactttctctgctctgtcagaaaaactcaaaaagccCGCAGGGCAG aTCGCTCACAGGTTTAATCAGCTCATGAAGCTTTTTAAGAAGCAGGAGAAGATGGACACCTGA
- the gja10b gene encoding gap junction alpha-10 protein isoform X2: MGDWNLLGSILEEVHIHSTIVGKVWLTILFIFRMLVLGVAAEDVWDDEQSEFVCNTDQPGCKNVCYDQAFPISLIRYWVLQIIFVSSPSLVYMGHALYRLRTLEKERHRKKAYLKAELEGTDPIQEDHKRIERELRKLDEQKKVRKAPLRGSLLRTYVFHILTRSVVEVGFIIGQCALYGIGLSPLYKCERLPCPNSVDCFVSRPTEKNIFMVFMLVIAGVSLFLNLLEIFHLGVKKIKQSLYGYKYGDDESMCRSKKNSMVQQVCVLTNSSPQRLMHLTQLNCPGLSDAHGETLPLNLLPVASRDQEHFHQPPAQTYLPSQADIPGLQQLGAVERRFTLESRKPSCSSEESNGRRGSGQPQYAGPRPTLMASHMEIPAALKNAQRKQSRVSVCKEFSDTSDSPESDHYPTARKCSFMSRGMSEGMLATPSDSADSQSGADLEAQHLNQGESPMVTPPPSSGRRMSMSMILELSSIMKK, encoded by the exons ATGGGGGACTGGAACTTATTAGGGAGCATTTTAGAAGAGGTCCACATCCATTCCACCATTGTAGGGAAGGTATGGCTCACCATCCTCTTCATTTTCCGGATGCTCGTGCTCGGTGTTGCAGCTGAGGACGTGTGGGACGACGAGCAGAGTGAGTTTGTTTGCAACACAGACCAACCTGGCTGCAAGAACGTCTGCTACGACCAGGCTTTCCCCATCTCCCTCATCCGCTACTGGGTCCTTCAGATCATCTTTGTGTCCTCTCCGTCTCTGGTCTACATGGGCCACGCCTTATACCGTCTGAGGACCCTGGAGAAAGAGAGGCACAGGAAAAAAGCTTATCTTAAAGCTGAGCTGGAGGGGACAGACCCCATCCAGGAGGACCATAAGAGGATCGAGCGAGAGCTCAGGAAACTAGATGAACAGAAGAAAGTAAGGAAAGCTCCCCTCAGAGGCTCCTTATTGCGTACATATGTTTTCCATATCTTGACTAGATCTGTGGTGGAGGTGGGCTTTATTATAGGTCAGTGTGCTCTGTACGGCATTGGGCTTTCTCCTCTGTACAAATGTGAGAGGTTGCCTTGCCCCAACAGTGTCGATTGTTTTGTGTCACGACCAACAGAGAAGAACATTTTCATGGTCTTCATGCTGGTTATTGCTGGAGTTTCTTTATTCCTCAATCTCCTGGAGATTTTCCACCTAGGGGTGAAGAAGATCAAACAAAGCTTGTACGGATACAAATATGGAGATGACGAAAGCATGTGCAGGTCAAAGAAAAACTCCATGGTGCAGCAGGTGTGCGTGCTCACTAACTCCTCACCACAGAGGTTGATGCATCTCACACAGTTAAACTGCCCTGGTTTGTCTGATGCTCACGGGGAGACTTTGCCTTTGAATTTGCTCCCAGTGGCCTCTCGGGATCAGGAGCATTTCCATCAGCCCCCCGCACAGACGTACCTGCCAAGCCAAGCTGACATCCCGGGTCTGCAGCAGCTGGGGGCTGTGGAGCGGCGCTTCACTCTCGAGAGCAGGAAACCGTCATGTAGCAGCGAGGAGTCGAACGGACGGCGCGGCTCAGGCCAGCCGCAGTATGCAGGACCCCGACCCACACTGATGGCCAGCCACATGGAGATCCCAGCAGCCCTGAAGAACGCGCAGAGGAAGCAGAGCAGGGTGAGTGTTTGTAAGGAGTTCAGTGACACAAGTGATTCTCCGGAGAGCGACCACTACCCCACAGCCAGGAAGTGCAGTTTTATGTCCAGAGGAATGTCAGAAGGGATGCTGGCCACTCCATCGGACAGTGCCGACTCTCAGAGCGGGGCAGACCTCGAGGCCCAGCACCTCAACCAGGGAGAGAGTCCAATGGTGACCCCACCTCCATCCAGTGGGAGGAGGATGTCCATG agcATGATTCTGGAGCTGTCTTCAATCATGAAAAAGTAA
- the gja10b gene encoding gap junction alpha-10 protein isoform X1 codes for MGDWNLLGSILEEVHIHSTIVGKVWLTILFIFRMLVLGVAAEDVWDDEQSEFVCNTDQPGCKNVCYDQAFPISLIRYWVLQIIFVSSPSLVYMGHALYRLRTLEKERHRKKAYLKAELEGTDPIQEDHKRIERELRKLDEQKKVRKAPLRGSLLRTYVFHILTRSVVEVGFIIGQCALYGIGLSPLYKCERLPCPNSVDCFVSRPTEKNIFMVFMLVIAGVSLFLNLLEIFHLGVKKIKQSLYGYKYGDDESMCRSKKNSMVQQVCVLTNSSPQRLMHLTQLNCPGLSDAHGETLPLNLLPVASRDQEHFHQPPAQTYLPSQADIPGLQQLGAVERRFTLESRKPSCSSEESNGRRGSGQPQYAGPRPTLMASHMEIPAALKNAQRKQSRVSVCKEFSDTSDSPESDHYPTARKCSFMSRGMSEGMLATPSDSADSQSGADLEAQHLNQGESPMVTPPPSSGRRMSMVRTCNYHSVLFYLEPLKQQRLVLCFYFLIQEHTVFQFESRTQ; via the coding sequence ATGGGGGACTGGAACTTATTAGGGAGCATTTTAGAAGAGGTCCACATCCATTCCACCATTGTAGGGAAGGTATGGCTCACCATCCTCTTCATTTTCCGGATGCTCGTGCTCGGTGTTGCAGCTGAGGACGTGTGGGACGACGAGCAGAGTGAGTTTGTTTGCAACACAGACCAACCTGGCTGCAAGAACGTCTGCTACGACCAGGCTTTCCCCATCTCCCTCATCCGCTACTGGGTCCTTCAGATCATCTTTGTGTCCTCTCCGTCTCTGGTCTACATGGGCCACGCCTTATACCGTCTGAGGACCCTGGAGAAAGAGAGGCACAGGAAAAAAGCTTATCTTAAAGCTGAGCTGGAGGGGACAGACCCCATCCAGGAGGACCATAAGAGGATCGAGCGAGAGCTCAGGAAACTAGATGAACAGAAGAAAGTAAGGAAAGCTCCCCTCAGAGGCTCCTTATTGCGTACATATGTTTTCCATATCTTGACTAGATCTGTGGTGGAGGTGGGCTTTATTATAGGTCAGTGTGCTCTGTACGGCATTGGGCTTTCTCCTCTGTACAAATGTGAGAGGTTGCCTTGCCCCAACAGTGTCGATTGTTTTGTGTCACGACCAACAGAGAAGAACATTTTCATGGTCTTCATGCTGGTTATTGCTGGAGTTTCTTTATTCCTCAATCTCCTGGAGATTTTCCACCTAGGGGTGAAGAAGATCAAACAAAGCTTGTACGGATACAAATATGGAGATGACGAAAGCATGTGCAGGTCAAAGAAAAACTCCATGGTGCAGCAGGTGTGCGTGCTCACTAACTCCTCACCACAGAGGTTGATGCATCTCACACAGTTAAACTGCCCTGGTTTGTCTGATGCTCACGGGGAGACTTTGCCTTTGAATTTGCTCCCAGTGGCCTCTCGGGATCAGGAGCATTTCCATCAGCCCCCCGCACAGACGTACCTGCCAAGCCAAGCTGACATCCCGGGTCTGCAGCAGCTGGGGGCTGTGGAGCGGCGCTTCACTCTCGAGAGCAGGAAACCGTCATGTAGCAGCGAGGAGTCGAACGGACGGCGCGGCTCAGGCCAGCCGCAGTATGCAGGACCCCGACCCACACTGATGGCCAGCCACATGGAGATCCCAGCAGCCCTGAAGAACGCGCAGAGGAAGCAGAGCAGGGTGAGTGTTTGTAAGGAGTTCAGTGACACAAGTGATTCTCCGGAGAGCGACCACTACCCCACAGCCAGGAAGTGCAGTTTTATGTCCAGAGGAATGTCAGAAGGGATGCTGGCCACTCCATCGGACAGTGCCGACTCTCAGAGCGGGGCAGACCTCGAGGCCCAGCACCTCAACCAGGGAGAGAGTCCAATGGTGACCCCACCTCCATCCAGTGGGAGGAGGATGTCCATGGTGAGAACATGCAATTATCATTCAGTCTTGTTTTATCTGGAACCCTTAAAGCAACAAAGGTTGGTGCTATGTTTCTATTTTCTTATTCAAGAGCACAcagtctttcagtttgagagcaggacccAATAA